In bacterium, the genomic stretch TTATTAAATCGATCTTCAATATCAGTAGTATTAATTCCAGCCACCACAGAAATTATACTCTGGGTAGTATTAACCTCATTCTTTATTTCATCTATCACTTGATTTAATACCACCGGCTTTACAGAAAGGATAATAACATCAGTCTCCCTAATCGCTTCCTTGTTATTACTAAAAACATTTACTTTGTATTTATCAACAAGATAATCTAATCTTTCTTTCTTGACATCGCTTACTGAAATCTCCTCTGGAGAGAGAAGCTTTGCTTCAATGACACCTCTGGCAATAGCTTCAGCTATATTTCCTCCCCCTAAAAATGATACTTTTAAATTCATTTTGCCAATAACCCTTTACTTTTAATAAAAGCTACGTCTATGAATTTTTTAAGTTCCTATTCAATTAAATATTGCATTTCCAACGCGAATCATATTAGCTCCTTCTTGTAGAGCAATTTCATAATCATTGCTCATGCCCATAGAAAGATACTTTAACTTTAGGCCTTTGATGTTTAGTTTAGAGATTTTAGTTTGTAAATTTCTTAATCTTTTAAAACAATCTCTTAATCTATCTTCTTCAGAAACAAAAGGAGCAATTGTCATTAACCCTTTAATTGAAAGATTAAACATGGAGGCTAATCTTTCAATTAAGTTTAAAACTTCTTCTTCAAAAAAACCATACTTATTTTTTTCTTTAGAAGTATTTACTTGAAGCAAGATGTCTTGAACTTTATTAATCTTTTCCGCTTCCTTATTTATTTCATAAGCTAAAGAGTAACTATCTACAGATTGGATTAAATCAAACAATCTCACGACTGTTTTTACTTTATTAGTTTGAAGATGTCCTATCAGATGATACTTAACCTTATCTTTTTGAAGAAATGAAAATTTTCTCTCTGCTTCTTGAACCTTGCTTTCTCCTATATTTTTTATGTTTTGTTTAATAACCTCTTCTACTTTATCTACTTCTACCAGCTTAGTAACTACAACAATAACTACTCTTCTATTTGGACAAATATGGACAATCCTCTTTTTTAGATAACTTAAATTCCTTTTAATACTCTCCATTTTATTCTTGTTAAACATACCTATTTTTAAGATAATTTGCAACAAAAAAGTTAGTTTTTGGGTGATCGGTTAGTTATCAGGGGATTTAACTAAAGGCTTGACAAAAAAACAATTTAAAGTATGATAGTCTCTATTATTTAATAAGGAGAGAAATAAATGCAGACCCAGTCAGAAAGAGCTAAAAATGGAGAAGTTACTAAGGAGATGAAGGATGTAGCGGAAAGAGAAGGTGTTTCTTGGGAATACATAAGAGACATGATAGCCAAAGGCAAAGTGGTTATTCCAGCTAATGTCAATCGGGAGTGTAATCCGGTAGGCATTGGCAAAGGATTAAAGACTAAGGTTAATGCCAGTATAGGCACCTCCCCTGATATTATAAACTTAGAAATGGAGATAGATAAAGCAAAGATTGCGGAAAAATATCAAGCTGATACTTTGATGGAACTTTCCACAGGAGGAGATTTAGACTTAATAAGAAGAACTATCTTAAAAGCAATCTCTTTGCCAGTAGGAAATGTTCCTCTTTATCAAGCCGCTATAGAGACTATTCAAGAATTTGGTTCGGTGGTTAAGATGAAACCAGATTTTTTATTTGAAGTAATAGAAAAACAAGCCCGTGATGGCATTGGTTTCATGGCTATTCATTGTGGTATTAATTTAATCACCTTAGAACGTCTGAAGAAGCAAAATTATCGTTATGGTGGGTTAGTGAGTCGAGGAGGAGCTTTTATGACAGCTTGGATGCTTCATAACAAAGAAGAGAATCCCTTATATGCTCAATTTGGTCGCTTATTAGAGATTTTGAAAAGATACGACACGGTTCTTAGCTTGGGTAATGGCATGCGTGCTGGGGCTATTCATGATTCTTCCGATAGAGCTCAAGTGCAAGAATTAATCCTTAATTGCGAGTTAGCTGATGAAGCTAAAAAAGCAGGAGTTCAAGTAATCGTGGAAGGACCAGGTCATATTCCCATTGATGAAATAGAAACCAATGTGATTATTCAGAAAAGAATGAGTGGAGAGGCTCCTTTTTATATGTTAGGTCCCTTAACCACCGATGTTGCCCCTGGTTATGATCATATTTCTGCGGCGGTAGGCGCGGCTCTTTCTTCAGCCTATGGAGCTGATTTCATTTGTTATGTAACACCGCCAGAACATGTTGCTCTTCCCTTTCCTGAAGATGTCAAAGAGGGAGTAATTACTGCTAAAATTGCTACCCATATCGGTGATATGATTAAGCTTAATAAAAGAGAAGATGACTTAAAGATGGCTTATGCCCGTCGTAATTTAGATTGGAAAGAACAGTTCAAGTTAGCCATTAACCCAGAAAAAGCTGAAAAGTTAAGAGAAGAAAGAGCCCCCAAGGATAAGAGTACTTGTACGATGTGCGGAGAATATTGTGCCATCAAGATTGTCAATGAAACTTTTGCTTCTAAGATACCAGAGTGTAAATAATGCCTTAGTAGGAAAATTTCATTTGAATGCCACCAAAATTAAGCAATTTTTCTTTCCTGTAAAATCAAAAAGTTATTGCCTTCAGAAAAAAGTTCATTCTTCTGGGCTTCTTTTGTCTAAAACTCCCCGTATTCATCCCAATCATTGCTTTTTGCTACTGAACGTAACTTCAGAATTAATTCAGCCCCACTAATTCCCCAGCAGGCCATTGATATTCCCATTCTATTCTTAACAATATGCCTACATGTTGACTTAACAACACCAGAACCTATCGGATGACCTCGGAC encodes the following:
- a CDS encoding YggS family pyridoxal phosphate-dependent enzyme produces the protein MESIKRNLSYLKKRIVHICPNRRVVIVVVTKLVEVDKVEEVIKQNIKNIGESKVQEAERKFSFLQKDKVKYHLIGHLQTNKVKTVVRLFDLIQSVDSYSLAYEINKEAEKINKVQDILLQVNTSKEKNKYGFFEEEVLNLIERLASMFNLSIKGLMTIAPFVSEEDRLRDCFKRLRNLQTKISKLNIKGLKLKYLSMGMSNDYEIALQEGANMIRVGNAIFN
- the thiC gene encoding phosphomethylpyrimidine synthase, with translation MQTQSERAKNGEVTKEMKDVAEREGVSWEYIRDMIAKGKVVIPANVNRECNPVGIGKGLKTKVNASIGTSPDIINLEMEIDKAKIAEKYQADTLMELSTGGDLDLIRRTILKAISLPVGNVPLYQAAIETIQEFGSVVKMKPDFLFEVIEKQARDGIGFMAIHCGINLITLERLKKQNYRYGGLVSRGGAFMTAWMLHNKEENPLYAQFGRLLEILKRYDTVLSLGNGMRAGAIHDSSDRAQVQELILNCELADEAKKAGVQVIVEGPGHIPIDEIETNVIIQKRMSGEAPFYMLGPLTTDVAPGYDHISAAVGAALSSAYGADFICYVTPPEHVALPFPEDVKEGVITAKIATHIGDMIKLNKREDDLKMAYARRNLDWKEQFKLAINPEKAEKLREERAPKDKSTCTMCGEYCAIKIVNETFASKIPECK